The Eleginops maclovinus isolate JMC-PN-2008 ecotype Puerto Natales chromosome 24, JC_Emac_rtc_rv5, whole genome shotgun sequence genome contains a region encoding:
- the rpl31 gene encoding 60S ribosomal protein L31, whose product MAPTKKGEKKKGRSAINEVVTREYTINVHKRIHGVGFKRRAPRAIKEIRKFAMKEMGTPDVRIDTRLNKAVWSKGVRNVPYRMRVRLSRKRNEDEDSPNKLYTLVTYVPVTTCKGLQTVNVDEN is encoded by the exons ATGGCCCCAActaagaaaggagagaaaaagaaggggCGTTCAGCCATCAACGAGGTGGTGACCAGAGAGTACACCATCAATGTCCACAAGCGCATCCATGGAGT GGGCTTCAAGAGAAGGGCTCCCCGCGCCATCAAGGAGATCCGCAAGTTCGCCATGAAGGAGATGGGAACTCCCGATGTCCGCATTGACACTCGCCTCAACAAGGCAGTGTGGAGCAAGGGTGTCAG GAACGTGCCGTACAGGATGCGCGTACGACTTTCCAGGAAGCGTAATGAGGATGAGGATTCTCCCAACAAACTTTACACCCTGGTTACATACGTTCCCGTCACAACATGCAAAG GTCTGCAGACAGTCAATGTTGATGAAAACTAA